Proteins found in one Deltaproteobacteria bacterium genomic segment:
- a CDS encoding short-chain fatty acid transporter, translating into MGILARLGLAITRWTERWVPDSWVIAVMLTLVVAALAIVVGGATPASALEAWGKGLWALLTLAMQFTLMMVVSYACAVSPPVKKLFEWMASRPDPEHPRQAILLMGLFSTVTAWLNWAFSLVVCAAFLPFLVRANPRADFRLLVTCAYLGLGTIWHTGLSGSAPLIIATPDNFLIKSGVLHELVPTSQTMFSTFNLAYALVAGLIGLVFVALLVPSAEQTLTVSEEQTARLMATNTVKTRPTEMIPAERLEWWPGWSLIVGVAMLGVFALQVQKVGLGQAWTIDNYNLLLLALGLLLHWYPKSFLSACEEGIKNTWGIVVQYPLYAGIFGLMSYTDLGKVLTHFFIQASSPRLFPVVVYLYSAVLNYFIPSGGSKWIVEASYLIPAGQALGVSIPTVTLSYAYGDMTTNLIQPFWAIPILAVAGLRFGDIMGYCFILTGLLLVFNIFALLLIPLQL; encoded by the coding sequence ATGGGCATTCTTGCTCGCTTAGGATTAGCAATTACCCGGTGGACTGAACGTTGGGTGCCAGATTCATGGGTCATTGCCGTGATGCTGACCCTGGTTGTAGCGGCTTTAGCAATCGTCGTTGGTGGTGCTACTCCCGCGAGTGCGTTGGAAGCCTGGGGAAAAGGGCTGTGGGCGCTGCTTACATTAGCGATGCAGTTTACCTTGATGATGGTGGTGTCGTATGCCTGCGCAGTTTCACCACCAGTGAAGAAATTGTTTGAATGGATGGCCTCGCGACCTGATCCAGAGCATCCACGTCAGGCAATTCTCCTGATGGGGCTATTTTCGACCGTGACCGCGTGGCTCAATTGGGCGTTTAGTCTGGTGGTATGTGCTGCGTTTCTACCCTTCCTTGTGCGGGCGAATCCACGGGCTGATTTTCGCCTATTGGTGACATGTGCCTATCTCGGACTCGGTACGATCTGGCACACCGGACTCTCAGGCTCGGCACCGCTGATTATCGCTACACCTGATAACTTTCTTATTAAATCAGGAGTTCTTCATGAACTGGTTCCAACCTCCCAGACCATGTTTAGTACATTCAATTTGGCTTATGCTTTGGTTGCAGGACTCATTGGCTTGGTTTTTGTTGCCCTCCTGGTTCCCTCTGCAGAGCAGACTCTCACCGTCTCCGAAGAACAGACCGCGCGGTTAATGGCGACGAATACCGTAAAGACGAGACCAACTGAGATGATCCCAGCAGAGCGGCTAGAGTGGTGGCCTGGGTGGTCACTGATTGTAGGGGTCGCGATGCTCGGTGTTTTTGCGCTTCAAGTACAGAAGGTTGGACTTGGACAAGCCTGGACAATCGACAACTATAACTTGTTGCTGCTCGCGTTGGGATTATTGCTACACTGGTATCCCAAGTCGTTCCTCTCGGCTTGTGAAGAAGGCATTAAAAATACCTGGGGAATTGTGGTTCAATATCCACTTTATGCCGGAATCTTTGGTTTGATGTCGTACACCGACTTAGGAAAAGTGCTTACCCATTTCTTCATTCAAGCAAGTTCGCCGCGGCTGTTTCCCGTTGTGGTCTATCTCTATTCAGCGGTGCTGAATTACTTCATTCCTTCGGGCGGGTCGAAGTGGATTGTCGAAGCGTCGTATCTGATCCCTGCTGGACAAGCGCTTGGTGTGTCGATTCCGACTGTCACTCTGAGTTATGCCTACGGCGATATGACCACAAACCTCATTCAGCCATTTTGGGCAATTCCGATTCTTGCCGTCGCTGGTTTGCGTTTTGGCGATATTATGGGCTACTGCTTTATCCTGACCGGGTTGCTGCTTGTGTTTAATATCTTTGCGTTGCTGCTGATTCCGTTGCAGCTCTAA
- a CDS encoding DUF4258 domain-containing protein: MYPRILQRIQTLVRQGDYVLSVHVENELANDGFTEQDLETAIFNGSIVRRARDAISRPKYIVEGTALDGRGLTAVVQPF; this comes from the coding sequence ATGTATCCCCGTATCTTGCAACGGATTCAGACGTTGGTGCGGCAGGGAGACTATGTCCTGTCTGTTCATGTCGAGAACGAATTGGCTAACGATGGCTTTACCGAGCAAGACCTTGAAACCGCAATCTTCAACGGAAGTATCGTGCGAAGGGCAAGAGATGCTATTAGTCGCCCCAAATATATTGTTGAGGGAACAGCTTTGGACGGACGCGGCTTGACGGCAGTGGTGCAACCATTTTAG
- a CDS encoding YgiT-type zinc finger protein produces the protein MKPKKEIDMTGEVCVRCCTGQLEAVCEREYFRHGQALVIIEDVPAWVCHKCGERYHHAHVYKRMRQIAAQSDQITEHVRVPVAHYQEEGTA, from the coding sequence ATGAAACCTAAAAAAGAAATAGACATGACTGGTGAAGTCTGTGTTCGGTGCTGTACCGGACAGCTGGAAGCGGTCTGTGAGCGCGAATACTTTCGGCATGGTCAGGCACTTGTGATTATTGAGGATGTCCCTGCTTGGGTGTGTCACAAATGTGGGGAGCGTTATCACCACGCTCACGTCTACAAGAGGATGCGGCAAATCGCCGCGCAGAGCGATCAGATTACCGAACATGTTCGCGTTCCGGTGGCGCACTACCAGGAAGAGGGAACTGCATAG
- a CDS encoding HNH endonuclease: MNIDETTRLQVRERAQFSCEYCGVTETDTGGELTVDHFRPQSKDGTDDLANLLYCCPRCNQYKADYWSADENEPHLWNPRKEAFATHLLMLTDGTLYSITPIGAFTLRRLRLNRPPLVALRLRRYHHSQEQRLLARYRDLVTVLEQLQTQQVTLLEEQRKLLEEQRVLLKLLLEQRR; this comes from the coding sequence ATGAACATTGACGAAACGACCCGACTCCAAGTGCGCGAACGAGCGCAGTTTTCCTGTGAGTATTGTGGTGTTACCGAGACTGATACAGGAGGAGAGCTCACGGTTGATCATTTTCGCCCACAGTCTAAAGATGGGACTGATGACCTCGCTAATCTGCTCTATTGCTGTCCACGCTGCAATCAATACAAAGCAGACTACTGGTCAGCAGATGAAAATGAGCCGCATTTGTGGAATCCAAGGAAAGAAGCTTTCGCGACCCACCTCCTCATGCTCACAGACGGAACGCTATACTCGATTACACCAATAGGCGCGTTCACCTTACGAAGGTTACGCTTGAATCGTCCGCCCCTTGTCGCGCTTCGCCTTCGTCGATACCATCACAGTCAAGAACAACGACTACTCGCACGATATCGAGACCTTGTCACGGTCTTGGAACAACTGCAAACGCAACAAGTTACATTACTAGAGGAGCAGCGAAAGTTACTAGAAGAGCAGCGCGTGTTACTAAAATTATTATTAGAGCAACGACGATAG
- the cysN gene encoding sulfate adenylyltransferase subunit CysN, with amino-acid sequence MDMLRFITCGSVDDGKSTLIGRLLYETKLIFEDQLEALKRDSKKFGTQGERLDFALLVDGLQAEREQGITIDVAYRFFATPQRRFIVADTPGHEQYTRNMATGASTAQAAVLLIDARKGVLVQTKRHSRIVSMLGIQHVALAVNKMDLVDGSQLVFDEIELAYRRFAEELHFETITAIPMSALEGYNIVEANSAELAWYHGPSLLQWLETVPADERETTQPFAMPVQWVNRPNLDFRGFSGRVASGTVKPGDIVRVSPSGVASRIKDIAVFGGSQSAAHAGESVTLVLEDEIDASRGDVIAAASHPVEAADQFEADLFWMSEQPLLPGRSYAALIHTKAASVTVSDIKYRLDINTGARLAAKTLSLNEIATVNISFDRLVPFAPYTDNKRLGAFIIIDKLTNETVGAGIIHFALRRAVNVHWQAIQVTKSARAEIKHQQARCLWFTGLSGSGKSTITNLLEKRLHAEGKHTYILDGDNVRHGLNRDLGFTEADRVENIRRVAEVAKLFVDAGLIVLVSFISPFRAERQLARSLFDASEFLEVFVDTPIEECERRDVKGLYAKARRGELKNFTGIDSSYEPPQAPEIHLHTLNLTAEACVDEIMEVLA; translated from the coding sequence ATGGACATGCTGCGCTTTATTACTTGCGGCAGTGTTGATGATGGAAAATCGACGCTGATTGGCCGCTTGCTGTACGAGACTAAGTTGATCTTTGAAGATCAATTGGAGGCGTTGAAAAGGGACTCGAAAAAATTCGGCACCCAAGGTGAGCGCTTAGATTTTGCGCTACTGGTTGACGGGCTGCAGGCGGAACGGGAACAGGGGATCACCATTGATGTCGCCTATCGTTTTTTCGCCACTCCTCAGCGTCGCTTTATCGTTGCCGACACCCCAGGCCATGAACAATACACGCGCAATATGGCGACCGGCGCATCGACAGCACAAGCGGCAGTGCTACTGATCGATGCGCGCAAAGGGGTCCTGGTACAGACCAAACGCCACAGCCGCATTGTCTCGATGCTCGGCATCCAACACGTAGCACTGGCAGTGAATAAGATGGATCTGGTCGATGGTTCACAACTCGTCTTTGACGAGATCGAACTTGCGTATCGCCGCTTTGCCGAAGAACTGCACTTTGAAACAATCACGGCAATTCCGATGTCAGCGCTTGAAGGCTACAACATCGTCGAAGCGAACTCTGCCGAACTCGCTTGGTATCACGGGCCGAGTCTATTGCAGTGGCTTGAAACCGTCCCGGCTGATGAGCGCGAAACGACGCAGCCGTTTGCTATGCCAGTGCAGTGGGTTAATCGACCGAACCTCGATTTTCGCGGATTTTCTGGCCGCGTCGCCAGCGGCACGGTCAAGCCTGGAGACATTGTCCGCGTCAGCCCTTCTGGGGTTGCAAGTCGCATCAAAGACATTGCCGTCTTTGGCGGTTCGCAAAGCGCAGCCCATGCTGGCGAGTCGGTCACGTTAGTCCTCGAAGACGAAATCGATGCGAGTCGTGGTGATGTCATTGCCGCAGCATCTCACCCAGTCGAAGCCGCCGATCAGTTCGAGGCCGATCTCTTTTGGATGAGTGAACAGCCCCTGCTGCCTGGACGCTCCTATGCTGCCCTGATTCATACCAAGGCGGCAAGCGTGACAGTGAGTGATATCAAGTATCGGCTTGATATTAACACTGGCGCTCGTCTAGCGGCCAAGACATTAAGTCTCAACGAAATTGCCACAGTCAATATTAGCTTCGACCGTCTCGTCCCGTTTGCGCCGTATACTGACAACAAGCGCTTGGGTGCATTTATTATCATCGACAAGTTGACCAACGAGACCGTCGGTGCCGGAATTATCCATTTCGCCTTGCGTCGTGCGGTAAACGTCCATTGGCAAGCCATCCAGGTCACCAAATCCGCCCGTGCTGAAATTAAACACCAACAAGCGCGTTGCTTGTGGTTCACCGGTCTCTCGGGTTCGGGCAAATCGACGATTACCAATCTGCTAGAGAAGCGTTTACATGCTGAAGGCAAGCACACCTACATTCTCGACGGCGATAATGTTCGGCATGGACTCAACCGTGATCTGGGTTTCACCGAAGCAGACCGCGTAGAAAATATTCGCCGTGTCGCCGAGGTGGCAAAACTCTTTGTTGACGCCGGTCTGATTGTGCTCGTCTCGTTTATCTCACCGTTTCGCGCCGAACGCCAACTGGCGCGCAGTTTGTTCGATGCCAGCGAGTTCCTCGAAGTCTTCGTCGATACACCGATTGAAGAATGCGAACGCCGCGACGTGAAAGGCCTCTACGCCAAAGCACGACGCGGCGAGCTAAAGAATTTCACCGGCATCGACAGCAGCTACGAGCCACCACAGGCACCTGAGATTCATCTGCATACGTTAAATCTCACAGCCGAGGCGTGCGTTGATGAGATTATGGAGGTGCTCGCGTAG
- the cysD gene encoding sulfate adenylyltransferase subunit CysD, producing MSDTFFSELEAEAIEIIREVAATATKPVMLYSIGKDSSVMLRLAQKAFYPGPIPFPLMHIDTKWKFREMIAFRERMAKEAGFKLIAYTNPRGPAEGIGPITHGSAYHTDVMKTEALKQALDMHGFDVAFGGARRDEEKSRAKERIFSFRAPGHRWDPKAQRPELWNLYNARINTGETIRVFPLSNWTEADIWGYIRQEHIPIVPLYFAAVRPVVKRDDQWIMVDDDRLPLQPGETPQMLKVRFRTLGCYPLTAAIESNAETLEEIVAETLGATTSERQGRVIDHDGAGSMERKKQEGYF from the coding sequence ATGAGCGACACGTTTTTTTCAGAGCTTGAGGCAGAAGCGATCGAAATCATCCGCGAGGTTGCGGCAACGGCAACAAAACCGGTGATGCTGTACTCGATCGGCAAAGATTCCTCTGTCATGTTGCGCTTGGCGCAGAAGGCATTCTATCCCGGCCCTATTCCTTTCCCGCTGATGCACATCGATACCAAATGGAAATTCCGCGAGATGATCGCGTTTCGTGAGCGCATGGCGAAAGAAGCTGGCTTCAAGCTGATCGCGTATACCAACCCGCGCGGACCTGCCGAAGGCATTGGTCCGATTACGCATGGCTCAGCGTATCATACCGACGTCATGAAAACGGAAGCCCTGAAGCAAGCACTCGATATGCACGGCTTCGATGTCGCATTCGGTGGCGCCAGGCGTGATGAGGAAAAGTCGCGGGCCAAAGAACGGATCTTTTCGTTCCGTGCGCCGGGTCATCGTTGGGACCCCAAAGCCCAACGTCCGGAGCTGTGGAATCTCTATAACGCGCGCATCAATACCGGTGAAACGATCCGGGTGTTTCCCCTGTCTAATTGGACCGAAGCTGATATCTGGGGGTATATCCGCCAAGAGCATATTCCCATCGTGCCGTTGTATTTTGCGGCTGTACGTCCGGTAGTCAAACGCGATGACCAGTGGATTATGGTCGACGATGATCGCCTGCCACTCCAACCAGGCGAAACGCCGCAAATGCTGAAGGTGCGGTTTCGTACGCTCGGTTGTTATCCGTTGACCGCAGCAATTGAGAGTAACGCCGAGACACTTGAAGAAATTGTTGCCGAGACGCTCGGCGCGACAACCTCTGAGCGCCAGGGACGTGTGATCGATCATGACGGTGCTGGTTCCATGGAGCGCAAAAAGCAGGAAGGGTATTTCTGA
- the secG gene encoding preprotein translocase subunit SecG, with amino-acid sequence MWSTAFTILHILACIFLVVVVLLQTGKGTDVNAVFGGSSQTIFGSSGAGNFLTKLTTATAAIFMATSLFLTYGTARQTKKSVFDVEPAPAAAPAPTTAEQPSTAPAGESGTTGDKPAEAPAASQTPSAVPAPTSSAPPTTDPSVTVSTTTVGTPAQGTAATNTAPTTPATNSEAAKTPESAPTPSPAPK; translated from the coding sequence ATGTGGAGCACAGCATTTACCATTCTTCATATTTTGGCATGCATTTTTCTCGTTGTGGTCGTTCTGCTACAAACTGGCAAGGGCACTGATGTCAACGCCGTCTTTGGTGGTTCAAGTCAGACGATCTTCGGTAGCTCAGGAGCAGGCAATTTTCTCACCAAGCTCACGACAGCGACGGCAGCCATCTTTATGGCCACTTCGCTATTTCTGACCTACGGTACAGCACGGCAAACAAAGAAGAGTGTGTTCGATGTAGAACCGGCTCCCGCCGCAGCACCAGCTCCAACCACAGCCGAACAACCATCAACAGCCCCAGCGGGTGAAAGCGGGACAACAGGCGATAAGCCTGCGGAAGCACCAGCAGCGTCGCAAACGCCATCGGCGGTCCCCGCGCCTACGTCTTCGGCTCCTCCGACAACAGATCCTTCTGTAACTGTATCGACAACGACCGTGGGAACTCCTGCGCAAGGAACGGCAGCAACAAACACAGCTCCGACCACTCCCGCGACAAATAGTGAAGCGGCAAAGACCCCAGAATCCGCTCCCACGCCATCACCTGCGCCAAAGTAA
- a CDS encoding triose-phosphate isomerase yields the protein MAIRRSLIAGNWKMHGTRAEAERLLSALKSQIGRPADREVVVAPPFSTLETASRLLAGTSIRLAGQNLHWEPQGAFTGEVSGPMLKELGCTYVIIGHSERRQYFGETDEQVAKKVQAARRDALIPIVCVGETLEQRDQGETLATLARQVRGALQGLDAQAIASLVVAYEPVWAIGTGRTATPVQAQEVHASIRMTLADLADRSSAELVRLLYGGSVKPDNVDSLMAEPDIDGALVGGASLQAEAFARIVQFR from the coding sequence ATGGCGATTCGACGTTCTCTCATTGCAGGCAACTGGAAAATGCACGGCACGCGGGCCGAAGCTGAGCGATTACTGTCCGCGTTAAAATCCCAGATCGGTCGCCCCGCAGACCGAGAAGTTGTGGTTGCTCCACCTTTCAGTACCCTGGAGACGGCAAGTCGGTTGTTAGCAGGCACTTCCATTCGCTTAGCCGGACAAAACCTTCACTGGGAGCCGCAAGGAGCTTTTACTGGTGAAGTGTCCGGCCCCATGTTGAAGGAGTTGGGCTGTACGTACGTCATCATCGGCCATTCAGAACGGCGGCAGTATTTCGGTGAAACCGACGAACAGGTCGCCAAGAAAGTACAAGCTGCCCGTCGCGACGCGCTGATTCCTATCGTTTGCGTTGGCGAGACCCTCGAACAACGAGACCAGGGAGAAACATTAGCCACCCTTGCTCGTCAGGTGCGTGGGGCTTTGCAAGGACTCGATGCGCAAGCGATTGCCTCACTCGTTGTTGCGTATGAGCCAGTATGGGCGATCGGCACAGGACGAACAGCGACACCGGTACAGGCTCAAGAAGTGCACGCCTCGATTCGTATGACTTTAGCAGACCTCGCAGATCGTTCGTCTGCCGAACTTGTACGACTGTTGTACGGAGGTAGCGTCAAGCCAGACAACGTAGATTCCCTCATGGCAGAGCCTGATATTGATGGTGCTTTGGTCGGTGGAGCAAGTTTACAAGCCGAGGCCTTTGCCCGCATCGTACAATTCCGCTAA
- the gap gene encoding type I glyceraldehyde-3-phosphate dehydrogenase, whose amino-acid sequence MAVKVGINGFGRIGRNVLRASLQQPELDFVAINDITDAKTLAHLLQYDSVHGRLNGEVKAEKDALVVNGKRIQILQERDPNKLPWKSLGVDLVLECSGIFTDKDKAVAHLTGGAKKVLVSAPSKGADITLCYGVNHTAYDAGKHTVISNASCTTNCLAPVAKVLNDNFGIKRGLMTTVHAYTNDQRILDLPHSDIRRARAAAQSMIPTSTGAARAVGEVLPQLKGKLDGMAVRVPTANVSVVDLVAELEKPATEATVNAAIRTAAEGPLKGVLQYCEEELVSVDFNGNPSSSIFDSALTKVMDNNFVKVLSWYDNEWGFSNRMRDVAVYIGQKL is encoded by the coding sequence ATGGCTGTGAAAGTAGGCATCAACGGATTTGGCCGCATCGGCCGCAACGTATTGCGCGCGAGCTTGCAACAACCTGAACTCGATTTTGTCGCCATCAACGACATCACCGACGCAAAAACTCTTGCCCATCTCTTGCAGTACGATTCCGTACATGGTCGCCTCAATGGAGAAGTCAAAGCCGAGAAAGACGCTCTGGTCGTCAACGGCAAACGTATCCAGATTTTACAAGAGCGTGACCCCAATAAACTGCCCTGGAAGTCACTCGGAGTTGATCTCGTACTGGAGTGTAGCGGAATCTTTACCGACAAAGACAAGGCAGTGGCACACCTCACTGGCGGTGCGAAAAAGGTCCTCGTCTCCGCTCCTTCGAAAGGTGCGGACATCACGCTATGTTATGGCGTTAATCACACCGCGTATGATGCAGGGAAGCACACGGTGATCTCGAACGCTTCGTGTACAACAAATTGCCTGGCACCAGTCGCCAAAGTACTGAATGACAACTTTGGTATCAAGCGCGGACTGATGACGACCGTTCATGCGTACACCAATGACCAGCGCATTCTCGATCTGCCACACTCCGATATCCGTCGCGCACGTGCGGCTGCGCAATCGATGATTCCGACCAGCACCGGTGCTGCCCGCGCCGTGGGCGAAGTGCTTCCGCAACTCAAAGGCAAACTCGACGGCATGGCCGTACGCGTTCCCACTGCTAACGTCTCAGTGGTTGACCTTGTGGCCGAACTGGAAAAGCCCGCCACCGAAGCAACAGTTAACGCCGCAATTCGCACGGCTGCTGAAGGGCCACTCAAAGGTGTGCTTCAATACTGCGAAGAAGAACTGGTCTCTGTCGACTTTAATGGGAACCCTTCGTCCTCAATTTTCGACTCCGCTCTGACAAAAGTAATGGACAACAATTTTGTGAAAGTCTTATCGTGGTATGACAACGAGTGGGGGTTCTCCAATCGGATGCGAGATGTGGCCGTCTACATTGGCCAGAAACTGTAA
- the tolQ gene encoding protein TolQ, with protein sequence MVTHSGLVVQMVLYLLLFFSIISWGIVFYKFLQIFKARRESERFASVFWETKNFSSIHGASLEMKESPVAQVFRAGYQELMRLVRTRKQPAAVEGEPLSTPEEGGIENIERAMRRAMRLQITRLERGLIFLATTSSTAPFVGLFGTVWGIMDAFRGLAVTKTSSIQAVAPGIAEALIATAVGLSAAIPAVMAYNYFSRQIRVLTADMENFVAEFLNIAERHFL encoded by the coding sequence ATGGTCACGCACTCTGGGCTTGTCGTCCAGATGGTGCTGTACCTCCTGCTGTTTTTTTCCATTATCAGTTGGGGGATTGTTTTCTATAAATTTCTACAGATCTTTAAGGCTCGTCGTGAGTCTGAGCGCTTTGCGTCGGTGTTTTGGGAGACAAAAAACTTTTCGTCTATTCATGGAGCTTCGCTGGAAATGAAAGAAAGTCCAGTGGCACAGGTCTTTCGCGCGGGTTACCAAGAATTGATGCGTTTGGTGCGTACCCGGAAACAACCGGCAGCAGTAGAAGGCGAACCACTGAGTACCCCAGAGGAAGGTGGGATCGAGAATATCGAGCGGGCGATGCGGCGGGCAATGCGTTTACAGATTACTCGCCTGGAGCGAGGTTTGATATTTCTCGCGACTACGTCCAGCACTGCGCCCTTCGTTGGGCTATTCGGTACCGTGTGGGGTATTATGGACGCATTTCGTGGGCTAGCGGTGACGAAGACCTCTAGTATTCAAGCGGTTGCCCCTGGAATTGCGGAGGCCCTGATTGCGACCGCGGTCGGGCTGTCAGCCGCAATCCCTGCGGTCATGGCCTACAATTATTTCAGTCGTCAGATTCGTGTATTGACCGCGGACATGGAGAACTTTGTCGCGGAGTTCCTCAATATCGCTGAGCGTCACTTCCTCTAA
- a CDS encoding protein TolR, with the protein MLVLLVIFMVTAPILQHGVAVDLPQVAAGPVDGPDTSLVISVSKDGKVHLENRTLSLAELQHRLTESVQKAPGQAVYLRADKGVPYGKVVEVMAVLRNVGVKKLSMMTSPIED; encoded by the coding sequence ATGCTTGTTCTCCTGGTGATTTTTATGGTGACTGCGCCCATCCTTCAGCACGGGGTGGCGGTAGATTTGCCTCAAGTTGCTGCCGGACCGGTAGATGGACCGGATACCAGCCTTGTGATTTCAGTAAGCAAAGATGGCAAAGTCCATTTAGAAAACCGCACCCTGAGTTTGGCAGAATTGCAGCACCGACTGACCGAGAGTGTTCAGAAAGCACCAGGGCAGGCCGTCTACCTTCGAGCAGATAAGGGGGTGCCGTACGGAAAAGTCGTGGAAGTGATGGCGGTACTCCGTAATGTTGGTGTGAAAAAACTCAGTATGATGACCTCTCCAATAGAAGACTAA
- a CDS encoding TonB family protein produces MNLATESYEEPQHDRGIGRMIAVSAMLHAVVIGALVITGHLHFTKPKEPQSTAYEVTLVGPTGTGKRKGAEDRVAALPRSSAVEKPPSPSAKGEQRESLPAKQEPQAKPQAPQEKPKSVEPEKVKVKEAPAEKPKEVAKKVEPPKPKPPPAVQEKEPPKAVAAAKPVEKKPPPPQEKKINEVKAKEPVKPKMEARPVEKKETPKEKPAPKNEQVKVQEKKPNEVAKAKEPPKVQPPPSKPKPEKKPQETAKTITKEQTSEPKKIEKSEKADTSQAKSTSSETVKTPVQSSTSAADAAQAKKDDEARERMIASAVERVREREEVASRENGIAKAIDRVRQGVGSREARSKETASQSTAQSGQNKEDGDGRVAKAKVYGPEFLAYTESIKQKVKDGWIVPDRKPGLRAVVQFAVGADGTVADVELIQPSGDRGFDQSALRAVRNAKLPSPPEMYREDFITQKVHMTFGGEE; encoded by the coding sequence ATGAATCTCGCGACTGAATCATACGAAGAGCCACAGCACGATCGTGGTATCGGCCGCATGATTGCAGTGTCGGCGATGCTGCATGCTGTGGTGATCGGGGCCCTCGTTATCACTGGACACCTGCACTTCACCAAGCCAAAGGAACCCCAGTCAACTGCCTATGAAGTGACGCTTGTCGGCCCTACTGGCACTGGCAAACGGAAGGGGGCTGAAGATCGTGTAGCTGCGCTTCCGCGTTCGTCTGCAGTAGAAAAACCTCCCTCTCCCTCGGCAAAAGGTGAGCAACGGGAGTCGCTCCCAGCCAAACAAGAGCCCCAGGCGAAGCCACAAGCTCCTCAAGAGAAACCAAAATCAGTCGAACCCGAGAAGGTGAAGGTAAAAGAGGCACCTGCAGAAAAACCGAAGGAGGTGGCTAAAAAGGTAGAACCGCCCAAGCCAAAGCCGCCACCGGCGGTACAGGAGAAAGAACCGCCGAAAGCAGTTGCTGCCGCGAAGCCAGTCGAAAAGAAACCGCCACCTCCTCAAGAGAAAAAAATAAATGAGGTGAAGGCAAAAGAGCCGGTGAAGCCGAAGATGGAGGCGCGGCCGGTAGAAAAGAAAGAAACACCCAAGGAAAAACCTGCGCCGAAAAATGAGCAGGTGAAAGTTCAGGAAAAGAAGCCTAACGAGGTAGCGAAAGCCAAGGAACCGCCGAAAGTCCAGCCTCCGCCATCTAAACCTAAACCAGAAAAGAAACCACAAGAAACGGCGAAAACGATAACAAAGGAACAGACGAGCGAGCCCAAGAAGATAGAGAAAAGCGAGAAAGCTGATACATCTCAGGCAAAGTCAACATCATCTGAGACGGTAAAAACACCTGTGCAGTCGTCAACTTCTGCTGCTGATGCAGCCCAGGCCAAAAAGGATGACGAAGCGCGTGAAAGAATGATTGCTTCAGCAGTTGAACGCGTACGTGAACGAGAAGAAGTCGCAAGTCGTGAGAACGGTATCGCCAAAGCTATCGACCGGGTACGGCAAGGGGTAGGTAGTCGAGAGGCGCGCAGTAAAGAGACGGCATCACAATCGACGGCACAATCAGGTCAAAACAAAGAAGATGGCGACGGGCGCGTAGCGAAAGCGAAGGTCTATGGCCCAGAGTTTCTGGCCTATACGGAGAGTATCAAACAAAAAGTGAAAGACGGCTGGATCGTGCCCGATCGGAAGCCAGGGCTAAGAGCAGTGGTGCAGTTCGCCGTGGGAGCGGATGGCACGGTAGCCGATGTTGAACTTATACAACCTTCGGGGGATCGTGGCTTTGATCAATCTGCGTTGCGGGCAGTGAGAAACGCGAAACTTCCGTCTCCGCCTGAGATGTATCGGGAAGACTTTATCACGCAAAAGGTCCATATGACGTTTGGAGGTGAGGAGTGA